The window TGTTGCCACCCACCTGCGCCAAAGTATCCATAACCGCCAGACGCTCAATCTCCTCAAGCGTCATATTGGCAAAATCCAGCCGCGACGCCGCCGGGGCCTCCGCCTCCTGCCCGCCAATGGTAGGGGGCAGCTCGCGCTCACTGATATATTCGCCCACCAGCAGCACCACAGCCCGTTCCACGGCATTTTCCAGCTCACGCACGTTGCCGGGCCAGTTGTGCTTCAGCAGGCGATCCATTGCGCCAGGCGTAAATCCTTTGACGGTCTTGCCATTGCGCTCGGCAAAAAGCTTCATAAAATGCATGGCAAGCAGGGGGATGTCCTCACCGCGCTCGCGCAAAGGCGGCAACTGCAAGGCTACCACGTTAAGCCGGTAATACAGATCCTGCCGGAAGCGCCCTTCTTCCACCTCGCGTGCCAGATCCTTGTTGGTGGCCGCCAGAATGCGCACATCCACGCGCACGGTCTGATCGCCGCCCACGCGCTGCAACTCGCGCTCCTGAATGACGCGCAGCAGCTTTACCTGCATGGAAAGCGGGATTTCGCCAATCTCGTCCAGAAAGATCGTGCCCTTATCCGCTGCCAGAAACCGCCCCTCGCGGCGCTTTTCCGCCCCTGTGAACGCGCCTTTTTCGTGGCCGAAAAGCTCCGATTCAAGCAGGGTTTCCGTCAGGGCAGCGCAGTTCACGGCCACATAGGGGCCAGAGCGGCGGTTGCTGTTGGCGTGGATGAGCTTGGCCACCACTTCCTTGCCGGTGCCGGATTCGCCCGTCACAAGCACTGTGGCCTCAGAGGGCGCAATGGCCGAAACAAGATCCAGCACCTGCCGCATGGCCTGGCTCTGCCCTATGACGTTGCGGGCATCCAGACCTGCCGCCAGCTCGTGGCGCAGAGTCCGCACCTCATGCCGCAGGCTGGCATGATCCAGGGCGCGCTCAAGGGCAAGCTTGAGCGCGTCAAAGGCCAGGGGTTTGGTGAGGTAGTCGTATGCCCCGGCCTTGAGCGCCTCCACGGCGCTGGAAACATCCGAGTAGGCCGTCATGATCAGAATGGGAATGGCGGGATTGTAGGCCTTGACTGCCCGCGTGGCTTCTATGCCGCTCATGCCCCCCATGCGTACATCCATGAGAATGAGGTCAAAAGGACGTTCACGGCACAGATCCAGGGCTTCCTCGCCGCTGGAGGCCCCGGTGGGCGCGTAGCCCCACTCTTCAAGCAGGGCGCGCAGCATTTCGCGGTGATTGTGGTCGTCATCCACCACCAGCAGTTGCATGGCGGGATTTGCAGTCATAACACTATCCTTGAACTGGTCGGTATGCGGTTTCGCCTGCGCTACGGGCAGGTCGCAACGGTGCGGAATGGCCCTAGTTTTTGCCGTTTACAGGCAGGGTGAGCGTAAATTCCGCCCCATGCCCCGGCGCGTTGCCAACGCTGACGCGCCCGCCGTGCCCCTCGGCAATCTGGTAGACAATGGCAAGCCCAAGACCGGTTCCCGATGATTTGGTGGTAAAATAGGGGGTAAATATGGAGGCCTGAATTTCTGCCGGGATGCCCGGCCCCGTGTCGGCCACGGTGATGCTGAACATGCCTTCGGGTAGCGCGCGCGTACTCACACGCAGGGTGCCACCGTGATCCATGGCCTGAACCGCGTTGAGAAAAAGATTCAGCAAGGCCTGAGTGAGCCGTTCCGTACTGATGCGCACCAGCGGAAAACCCGGCTCCATTTCAAAAACCACGGCAATGTTCTTGGCCTTGAGGTCGGCCTCGGCAAGCCGCAGCGCCCGCCCGATGACCTCGCCCAAGTCAGCCTGCACTGTTTCAAACGAACCGGGGCGCGCAAACTCCAGCAGTTCGGAAACCACGCGGTCCAGCCGTTCCACCTCGTCAATCATGCGCTGGGCGGCTTCTTCCTCGCGACCCCCCAGGGGCATGCGCTTGGCGATGTACAGGGCAACGCCCTTGATGGTGCTCAGGGGGTTGCGGATTTCATGCGCCACACCCGCCGCCAGATGCCCAAGGGCCGCCAGCCGGTCATTGCGCTGGGCGTCAGCCTGAAGGCGCTTCATTTCCGTAATGTCGCGCAACACAAATACGTTGCCCAAAAAAGCGCCGTCCTCATTGCGCATGGCCGCGCCGCCAAGGCTGACGGAGAGAGGTTTGATCCCCGGCACGGCGAGCGTTGTTTCCTGCTCCAGAATGCGCGCCCCTCCAGCCAACCTGGCCACCAAGGCTTCCCACTCCAGACCGGGCAGACTGCGCAGCCGCCGTGCCCGCGCAGGTCTGCCGGGCTTGCCAGCATCACCCTGCGAGGCCTCCGTGCCAGAAGGAAATATCTCTGAACGCTGTTTGCCGAACATGGTCAAAGCCGTATCGTTGATCATGGCAATGCGCCCGTCCGGGTCGCTGATCACAAGACCAAGGGGAAGGTTTGCCACGACTTCTGCGGCCATGACCTGCTGATCGCGCACAATACGCCGCCAGCGACGGTTGTTGTGC is drawn from Desulfovibrio desulfuricans and contains these coding sequences:
- a CDS encoding ATP-binding protein; protein product: MIRFRPSLSQRLSRMGLSPWMLLGAALILGLTLVGLSVRSNQRERAFMVHNLTDRAEALIWALEAGTRTGLRLSPGTVLGLRPLLSETARQPGILYMAVTDMSGAILAQSGDGSPIPGVPDDVAPEFSPTPMLVQPQDIPPLADVSDRPMWRVRNVDGKEVFEVFRVFAPLSRSHGQQHMGGQQHMGGGHGSHGMGMMGRMLGRSPDIDGPDPNDVFDNPPPPPPARGGFGGRPGPEAPRQVVGVALVGFDARPFEDALAQDARNNLLSAALAAALGLAGFVSLFWMHNNRRWRRIVRDQQVMAAEVVANLPLGLVISDPDGRIAMINDTALTMFGKQRSEIFPSGTEASQGDAGKPGRPARARRLRSLPGLEWEALVARLAGGARILEQETTLAVPGIKPLSVSLGGAAMRNEDGAFLGNVFVLRDITEMKRLQADAQRNDRLAALGHLAAGVAHEIRNPLSTIKGVALYIAKRMPLGGREEEAAQRMIDEVERLDRVVSELLEFARPGSFETVQADLGEVIGRALRLAEADLKAKNIAVVFEMEPGFPLVRISTERLTQALLNLFLNAVQAMDHGGTLRVSTRALPEGMFSITVADTGPGIPAEIQASIFTPYFTTKSSGTGLGLAIVYQIAEGHGGRVSVGNAPGHGAEFTLTLPVNGKN
- a CDS encoding sigma-54-dependent transcriptional regulator, whose amino-acid sequence is MTANPAMQLLVVDDDHNHREMLRALLEEWGYAPTGASSGEEALDLCRERPFDLILMDVRMGGMSGIEATRAVKAYNPAIPILIMTAYSDVSSAVEALKAGAYDYLTKPLAFDALKLALERALDHASLRHEVRTLRHELAAGLDARNVIGQSQAMRQVLDLVSAIAPSEATVLVTGESGTGKEVVAKLIHANSNRRSGPYVAVNCAALTETLLESELFGHEKGAFTGAEKRREGRFLAADKGTIFLDEIGEIPLSMQVKLLRVIQERELQRVGGDQTVRVDVRILAATNKDLAREVEEGRFRQDLYYRLNVVALQLPPLRERGEDIPLLAMHFMKLFAERNGKTVKGFTPGAMDRLLKHNWPGNVRELENAVERAVVLLVGEYISERELPPTIGGQEAEAPAASRLDFANMTLEEIERLAVMDTLAQVGGNKSEAARRLGINRKTLLSKLGDGK